The following DNA comes from Thalassoglobus sp. JC818.
TCCCAGAGATCGACGAATTGAGAACCATCGTCGGAAATCGCCGAGCCTGCCCCGATAACACTCAACAGCAACCCGGCAACCAAGAGCCTCCCGGCCATTCTATTTCCCCACTAATCGTACAGGTCTCGCCGAAACACCAAATCCACGACAGCCCAAGCCTGAAGGGATCTGAAACAAGCAGCGAGTATAGCCAATCTGGGGAAGAGGCGTCTTGCAATCGAAGACCGGTCGAGAACATTTTTTGAATTGGTGTTCACTCGCTCGCACGAGCAAACTCGGCAGTTTTTACCTGATGAAAAAGTTCAAGCGAGTGCACAGGAAAGAGCAACTTGCTCTAGGAAGGATTCCGCGAAATGGTCTAGGCTTACCCATCTATCCATCGAGACTCAGGAGAAACTCATGTTGTCGATCGTCATTCCCGTGCTCAACGAAGAAGAGAGCCTGGTCGAATTGCACCGGCAGATTCTGGAAGCGTGCCAATCCAACGCCATCAACGTCGAAGTCATTTTCGTTGACGACGGATCGACTGACAAATCCTGGTCCATTATTTCGAAGCTGGCAGATGAAGACCCGCGCGTCTTCGGCATTCGCTTCCGTAGAAACTTCGGAAAAGCAGCAGCCCTCACCGCCGGCATGAACGCGGTCAGTGGCAACGTCGTCATGATGATGGATGCCGACCTGCAAGATGATCCAGCAGAGATCCCGAACTTCCTCACGCAGATCGACAACGGATACGACGTTGTCAACGGCTGGAAAGAGCGACGCCTCGACCCCTGGCACAAGGTGTATCCAAGTAAAGTCTTCAACTGGATGGTCGGCCAACTGACCGGGCTTCACCTGCATGACCACAACTGCGGAATCAAAATGTTCCGACGGGAAGTGACTCAGGAAGTCCGACTCTACGGAGAGATGCATCGCTTCATCGCGGTTCTCGCTCACGCCCGTGGATTCAAGGTCGCCGAAGTTCCCGTCCACCATCGCCCTCGACAGTTCGGGCACTCCAAGTACGGAATCAAGAGATTCCTGCGAGGCTTCCTCGACTTGCTGACGGTCAAGTTCCTCACCGGCTTCGGACAACGACCACAACACATGCTCGGAGGAATCGGCCTCTTCTTCTTCGGTCTCGGATCCCTCGGCCTCGCCTACCTGGGACTGATGTGGGTCTTCATGAATGTCATTCCGATCTTCAGTCCATCCCCCATCGGCGGTCGCCCGCTGCTTCTGTACTCCGTCGCCTCCATGCTCCTCGGTGCCCAGGGAATCTCCCTCGGAATGCTCGCCGAACTGATCGTCGCCAACACCGGCCGCGAACGAGACACCTACAGCGTCTCCGAACGCACCCCCCTCAACAAAACCCGCGAACAAGAACCGACCGAGCACTAAAACTGCTTGCTCTTTCATAGGTCACCGCAGGCTCCCGACAGCACTATTAAACGAGAAGCCACTTCCCCGCTCGCGCCGAGCATATCGCTACGACTGTCCTTCGTAAGCGACATGGACATCGTTGTCGGCGAACATGAAATGCAT
Coding sequences within:
- a CDS encoding glycosyltransferase family 2 protein; this encodes MLSIVIPVLNEEESLVELHRQILEACQSNAINVEVIFVDDGSTDKSWSIISKLADEDPRVFGIRFRRNFGKAAALTAGMNAVSGNVVMMMDADLQDDPAEIPNFLTQIDNGYDVVNGWKERRLDPWHKVYPSKVFNWMVGQLTGLHLHDHNCGIKMFRREVTQEVRLYGEMHRFIAVLAHARGFKVAEVPVHHRPRQFGHSKYGIKRFLRGFLDLLTVKFLTGFGQRPQHMLGGIGLFFFGLGSLGLAYLGLMWVFMNVIPIFSPSPIGGRPLLLYSVASMLLGAQGISLGMLAELIVANTGRERDTYSVSERTPLNKTREQEPTEH